ACTTGACGACGTCGGCGCGCAGGCGGTCGGCCGAGACGGCGCCCATCAGGTCGACGATCGCCGGGTCCGTCGGCGGCGGGCCGGCCGCGGCCACCGCCTCGCTCGGCCGCGGCGTCGGCGCCGGCAGCCCTTCGGCCGGCGGGGGGTTGCCGTTGGATGGCGGCGCGTTCCCGCCGCCCCCCGGCGCAACGGACGATCCGTCGGCGCTGCCCGCCGTCGCAAGGCCCATGACACCCGGCGGGCCAAGCGTGTACGTCGGCAGCGCGCCCGGCGCCAGCGGCGCCTCGGCCGTGCCGGCGACGACGCTGGCGGCCGTCGACTCGGCCCGCTCGTCCGGCGCGGGCGCGCCACGGCAGCCGCCGGAAACGGCGAGGGCGGCGGCAGCGGCAAGCGCGGCGGATCGCGCTGCGAGGCGGCGACGAACCGGCAGCGGGGCGGTCGGTCGCGGTGTCCGCACGTCATCGATGATCGGCATACGGGCGATTATACGGTGCGAAGGCACCGTCTCCGGTGAGGACGCGCTAAGATTTCGGCCGCATCGTCGTCCTGCCTGCCGGGGGGAGAGCCGTGGCGGCGCGACCGGTCCTGCAACCACCATCGGCCATCCGCGCTGGGCGGCGTCGGCGTTCGTCGACCGCGACCGCACGCCCGCGCGAACACCGTTCATGCTGAGCCAACGCACCGTCGTGGCGCTTGCCGCTCCGGACGCCGCAAGCGAAGGCCCGATCGACGTCGTCGTCCTCTCGCCGCACTTCGACGACGCCGCGTTCTCGCTCGGCGCGGCGCTCCACCGTTGGGCCGCCGACGGACAGCGCGTCGTCGTGGCCACGCTGTGCGGCGGCGCGCCGGCGCCGGGACCGCTCTCGCCCTTCGCCGCGGCCCACCACGCCCGCTGGGCCGCGGCCGCCGGTGCGCAGTGGGGCGCGGCCGCGGCCGTCGTCGAGGCGCGCCGGGTCGAGGACCGGCACGCGAACGCGATCCTCGGCGCCGAGGGCTGGACGCTGGACGTCGCGGACGCGATCTATCGCACCGTCAACCACCGCGGCCGCTCGCTCTGGCCGTACGCCGACGAGACGGCGCTCTTCGGCGCCCCCCACCGTCGCGAGGCGGCGCTCGGCCGGGCCGCGGCCGAGACGCTGGCCAGCATCGGCCCGCTGGCGCCGGACGTGCGGTGGCTCGTCCCGCTGGCGATCGGCGGGCACGTCGACCACCGCATGGCCCGCGCGGCAGGCGAGCTGGCGGCATGGCGGGCCCGCCGGGCGGTCAGGTACTACGCCGATTATCCGTACGCCCGCACCCCCGGCGCCGCGGCCCGCGCGCTCGCCGCCGAGCCAAGGCCGCTCGAAGCCGTCGACGACACGCTGGCCGCCGGCGACGGCGACGTCGCAGCCAAGGTCGCGGCCGTCGCGGCCTTCCGGTCGCAGCTGTCGACATTCTGGCCGGGCGACGCGGCGATGGAGGCGGACGTGCGCGGGTGGACGGAGCGGGTGTGGCGGGGGGTGGAGGAGGGAGAGTAGGCCGGCGGCGTCATACGGAGGATCGCGCTCGCTCCGACGGGCGCCGGCGCAGCGGTTCGATGCAGCGCATCGGTGCGACCGCGTTCGCTCGTCTGTTCTTGGAAAAACACGCCCGCCGCGTTATGCTCCGCTCAGTCTCGCCGCAGCAGACACGTCCGGCCCGGCCCCGCGCGCGGCCAAGCCACGCCAGCCGGGCCGCTTGCTGCCCCGCCGGGACGCAGGCTGCCCATTCGCACGACAAGACCATCCGCGCGCCTCCAACTCTTGGGCGCGCCGTGTCCGACGCAGGGGGATTTACGATGTCCGGATCGACGAAATCCAGTCTTGAGAACGGCGTTGCGCTCGTCACCGGGGCCGGCAGCGGCATCGGGCGGGCGACGGCGCAGGCGTTTGCGCGCGCCGGCGCGTGCGTGGCGGCGGCCGACATCTCGGCCGCCGCCGCCGAAGAGACGACCGCCCTCATCCGACAGGCCGGCGGCTGCTGCACGCCGATCGTCGCCGACGTGACGGACGAAGCCAGCGTGCAGGCGATGATCGACCAGGCAAGCGCCATCGGCGAGCTGCGCGCGGCGTGCAACTGCGCCGGGATCGCCGGTGCGGCGGCCAAGATCGGCGACTACCCGCTCGACGAGTGGAACAAGGTCGTGGCGATCGACCTGACGGGCGTCTTCCTGTGCATGCGCGCCGAGCTTCAGGCGATGGCGGGCCACGGCAAGGGCGGCTCGATCATCAACATCGCCTCGATCGCCGGACACGTCGGCTTGAACGGGGCGGCGCCGTATGTGGCCTCCAAGCACGGCGTCATCGGCCTGACGCAGACCGGCGCGCTGGAGTATGCCGGCGCCGGCGTGCGCGTGAACGCCGTCGCGCCCGGCTTCGTGGTGACGCCGATCCTGTCCAAGAGCGGCATCCCGTTCGACGAGGCGGCGCAGGCCAAGCTTGCCAGCCGCCATCCGATGAACCGCCTCGGTCTGCCGGAGGAGATCGCCGAAGCCGTCGTGTGGCTGGCGTCGGACGCATCGGCGTTCGTCACCGGCACGACGCTGAACGTCGATGGCGGGTACCTGGCGCGCTAGCGAGCCCTGAGCGACGATCGTGTCGAACGTTCGGCACGAAGCGGGCGATCCGACGGATCCGACCGTCCCGGTCACCGCCGAGATCGTGACGATCGGCGACGAGCTCGTGCTGGGCGAGGCGCTCGACACGAACGGCCGGGATCTGGCCCGCGCGCTGCGCACGATCGGCGTCGCCGTGACGCGCCAGACCACGGTCGGCGATGCCGTCGACGGCGTGGCCGCCACGATCCGTGAAGCGGCGTCGCGCGCGCGGATCGTCCTCACGACGGGCGGCCTCGGGCCGACGTTCGACGATCCAACGCGCGAGGCGGCGGCACGCGCCGCGGGCGTCCCGACGGTGTTCCTCCCCGATCTCTGGGCGACGATCACAACGATGTTCGAGCGCTTCGGACGGGTCCCGACGGACAACAACCGCGCACAGGCGTTCGTGCCAGCCGGTGCGCACGTCATCCCCAACCCGGTCGGGACGGCGCCGGCATTTGCCGTCGATGTCCGCGACGCGTGCGTGATCTGCCTGCCGGGCGTCCCGCGCGAGATGCGCTACCTGACCGAGCATGCAGTGCTGCCGCTGCTCGTGGCGCGCTTCGGCCTGACCGAACGGCTCTGGCTGCGAACGCTGCACTGTGCCGGCATCGGCGAGTCGGCGCTCGACGCGGCGATCCACGACATCGTGGGCACCGTGCGGCAAAGCAGTGCGCTGGCGGTCGGGCTGGCGGCGCACCTTGGCGTCGTCGATGTCCGGCTGACGGCCCGCGCGGCGACCCGCGAAGCCGCGGACGTCCTCATCGCCCCGATCGAGTCCGCGATCCGGGACCGGCTCGGCGACGCCGTTTTCGGCGCGGACGACGAGACGCTTCCTGGCGTCGTGGCCGCGGCCCTGGCGGCGCGCGGCTGGCGCATCGCCGGCGTGGAGGCAGGCGTCGGCGGGGCGCTGGCGGCGGCGCTGGCAGGGGCGGGCGATGTGTGCGCGGGCGTCGAGGTCGTGACGGACACGCTCTCCGCCGCGGCGCTCGAGGCCGCCGTGGCCGCGGCCCGCCGGTCGCGCCACGTCGAGGTCGGCGTCGGCGTCAGCCTGCGGCGGGCGGGCGATCCGGCGCACCCAGCGCCCACCGCGGGGCGGATCGACGTCTGCATCGCCACGCCGGACGGCGTGACGACGACGACGCTGGCGCACGCCGGGCACCCGGACAGCGGGCCGAGCCGGGCGGTGGCGGCGGGGGTGGATGGGGTGCGGCGCGCGATCGGCTGAGGGCCGTCACCGATCGCGGCGCTGGCCGGCGGCTTGGATCGCCAGGAACTCGCCCACGTTCTCGATCGTCAGCAGGCCGACGAGCCGACCGTCGGCCTCCACGGGCACCACCTGGATGCCGGCGCCCTGCATCCGGCCGACGGCGTCGATGAGCCGTTCGTCGGCGCCGGCGCGCGGGAAATCGCGGCGCATGAGGTCGGCGACGGGCGTGTCGAGCGCCTGGCGGTGGAGGGCGGCGAAGAGCTCGGTGCGCAGCACGACGCCGACGAGCACGCCATCGTCGACGACCGGGAAGTCGGCTTGGCTGCCGGAGAGGATGAGCGAGGTCACGCGGTGGAGCGGGTCGGACGGCGCGACGACGTCGAAGCGCGTCAGCATTGCGTGGGCGACCGTTATCCCGCCGAGGGCGGCCTGCGCCTGCACGGCGCCGGCCTCCTGCCCGGCTGCGATCCAGACGAAGAAGGCGATGAACAACAGGATCGGGTTGCCGAACAGTCCGAGCAGGCCGAACAGGAGCGCGATGCCCTGGCCGAGGCTGGCGGCGACGCGGGTGGCGCGGGCGTAGGGCAGGCGCAGGGCCAGGAGGGCGCGCAGGACGCGGCCGCCGTCCATCGGGAACGCCGGGATCATGTTGAAGACGGCCAGCGAGAGGTTGATCACGGCCAGCCGCTCCAGGAGCGGGCCCGTGGCCGTGCTCAGCCCGGCGAACGGGATCCATGAACCGGTCGCACCCAACCAAGCGAACAGCGCGGCGAAGATGGCCACGTTCACGAGCGGTCCGGCGACGGCGACGACGAGCTCCTGCCGCGGTTCGGACGGCATCCGCTCGAGGCGCGCGACGCCGCCGATGGGGTAGAGCGTGATGTCGCGCGTCGGGATGCCGTAGCGGCGGGCGGCGACGGCGTGGCCGAGTTCGTGTAGCAGGACGCAGCCGAAGAGGAGGACGAAGAAGAAGACGCCCTCGAGCGCGGCTGCGAAGCTGCGATCCCGCAGATAGGTCGAGACGCCCAGATACGCGAGCAGCAGGACGAACGTGGCGTGGATGTAGATGTCGATGCCGAATGGACGTCCGAGCTTGATCGACCAGCGCACGGATCAGCCGTTCGGTGACGCGGGCGCGCCGAACGGCGCGGCGCCGGGTCGCCAGGCGGACCCGGCCGGTGCGAGCGCCTCCGGGCGCCAGGGCGAGTCCTCCCAGCCGGGCACCTGGACGATGCGATCGTCCTCGAGGATGTAGCCCGTCAGCGAACGCCCGTATACGCAGCCCGAGTCCAACCCGACGGCGTACGGCGTGCCGTCCCGGCGGCGCTTGACGACGAGGCCGCCGGGCGCGTCGTGGCCGAAGATGATCGGCTTGTCGGCGGGCTCGTAGAAGTCGTGCCAGCGCGGGCCGACGATGCCCTTGGCGGGGGGCCAGAGCCGGATCGTCAGGAGCTGCGACCGGTCCGTGCCCGCCAGGCCGGCCTTCGGGTGGACGCCGGCATGAACGAGCAGGAACTCCGGCGTGTCGATGTACAACGGACGGGCTTTGAGCCAGGCGAGCACGTCGTCCGCGACGGGCCACAGGGCCGCGACCTGATCGCGATCCTTGTCCTTCTCGAGGCAGAGCGTGCCGCCGGAGAGGCGATCCTCCAGCAACCGGATCAGCCAGTCGTCGTGGTTGCCCAGCACCATCTCGGCGCCGGTGGCGCGCACGATGTCCCAGACCCCGAGCGGGTCGGGGCCGCGCGAGAAGGCGTCGCCGGTGAGGTAGAGTCGATCCGTGTGACGGTCGTAGTCGAGGCGGGCAAGCAGCGCGGACAGCGCCTGGGCGCAGCCGTGCACGTCGCCGATGAACAGCGTCCGCATGGCTCGTATGGCCCCCTGTGAGTCCCCTGGCCTGCCATTCCCATGAACACAGGCCTGCAAACCGTGATCGCGACGAAAAGCATAGGCTATGACGAGAAGCATAGGCTATAACGGGCGGCGGGGCGAAGAGATTCGGGCGAGGGGAGCGGGATGCGGAAGCCGGCGGAGGGAGATGTCGGAGGAAGTCGCAGGGCGAGCGCCCGGCGACGAACCGCCGGGCTACAATGACGCGGCCGGCTGAAGCCGGCTACGGGCTCCGGGCCCGGTCCGCATCGACGTGCGATCGCCGTTGACGCCGACCGTGCCGGACGTCGATCGCCACGACGCCAAGGTGAACAGGATGCTCATCGCGACCTGGAACGTGAACTCGATCAAGGTGCGCGAGGAACGGCTGCTGGCCTGGCTCGCCGCCGCCGAACCCGACGTCGTGTGCCTGCAGGAGCTGAAGGTCGTCGACGAGGCGTTTCCGCTGGCGGCCGTCGAGGCCGCCGGCTACCACGCGGCGATCCATGGCATGCGCGCCTACAACGGCGTCGCGATCCTGTCGCGGACGCCGATCACGGACGTCCGCATCGGCTTGGACGACGGCGTCGACGACCCGCAGGCGCGCCTGATCGCCGGCACCGTGCAGGGTGTGCGCGTGATCTCGGCCTACTTCCCGAACGGCGAGACCGTCGGCAGCGACAAGTGGCGCTACAAGCTGGCCTGGATGGCGCGCCTCGAGCGCTATCTGGCCGCGCACCATGCGCCCGACGAGCTGCTGGCCCTGTGCGGCGACTTCAACGTCGCCCCGGACGACCGCGATGTCGGCAATCCGGCGCGCTGGGCCGACAGCGTGTTGTGTCATGCCGAAGCCCGCGCCGCACTCGCCCGCATCGCCGACAGGGGCCTCGTCGACCTGTTCCGCCGCCACCATCCGGCCGGCGGCATCTGGTCGTGGTGGGACTACCAGGGCCAGGGCTTCGACAAGGACGACGGCCTGCGGATCGACCACGTCTGGACGACGGCGCCCCTCGCCGGCCGGCTGGTCGCGGCGGCCGTCGACCGGTACGAGCGGAGCGGCAAGGGCGCCAGCGACCACGCGCCGCTGTGTGTGGCATTCGACGCGGCAACGGCATACCTGCCGACCGACGCAGCCTACATCACGTCGCGCCCCCCCGTCACCGACGACCTCGCCCGTGAAACGCCCCCCCACGGCTCCGCCACCTCCCCCCGCGTAGGGGCGACGCATGCGTCGCCCTCGTCGGCCCCATCTGCCGCCCCGCCTTCCATGACGCCCACCCCCCGCCCCCGCAAGCTCATCATCATCGACGGCCACAGCCTCGCCTACCGCGCCTTCTACGGCCTCCCGCACGTCGACCGCCACGGCAAGCCGTCGTTCTCGACGGCCGGCGGCACGTACACGAACGCGGTGTACGGCTTCGCGAACATGCTGATCAAGACCTGGATCGACGAGCGGCCGGACTTCCTGGCCGTGGCGTTCGACCTCGGGCGGACGTTCCGCGACGACCTGTTCGCCGAGTACAAGGGCACGCGGATGAAGATGCCCGACGAGCTCGTCCCGCAGATCGACCTGATCCGCGAGCTCGTCGAGGCGTTCGACATCCCGGCGCTCACGGCTGAGGGCTACGAGGCGGACGACATCCTCGGCACCGTGGCCCGCCGCGCCGCCGCCGACGGAATCGACGTCCTCATCGTCACCGGCGACTCGGACTCGTTCCAGCTCATCCGCCCGAACGTGCGCGTGATGTCGCCCGGCCGGCTGTGGAGCGACGTCGCGGTCTGGGACGAAGCGGCCGTCGCGGCGCGCTACGATGGGCTGACGCCGGTGCAGCTGATCGACTTCAAGGCACTCAAGGGCGATGCCAGCGACAACATACCGGGCGTGCGCGGGATCGGCGAGAAGGGCGCCGGGCAGCTGCTGAAGGCGTACGGCACGGTCGAGGGGATCTACGACCATCTCGATGAGGTGACGCCGCCGCGCGCCCAGAACGCCCTCGAAGCCGGCCGCGACATGGCGTTCCTGTCCAAGGACCTCGTGACGATCCGCACGGACGTGCCGCTGGACGTCACGTGGGAGCAGTGCGCCGTCCACAGCTACGACGTCGCCCCCGTCCTCGACCTCTTCGACCGCCTCGAGTTCCGCTCGATCCGCCACCGGCTGCCGCCCGGCGGCGTCGGCGCAGGCGCGACAGGCGACGGCAACGGGGCGGCGGCGGGGGCGTCGGCGACGGGGACCACGGCGGTGGGCGCGGGCCGAAAGACCCCGCGCACGACTTCCACGCGCCCGGCGCAGCTGTCCATGTTCCCGGAAGCCGAAGCGGACGGCACGCCCATCCCGCCCCCCGCCGACATCACCGCCACGACGATCGTCCGCGACCGCGCCGGCCTCGACGCCCTCGTCGCCGCCCTCGTCGCCGCCCCGATCATCGCCTTCGACACCGAGACGACGGCCACCGACCCGCTCGACGCGGCGCTCGTCGGCCTGTCGTTCGCCGTGACCGAAGGTGCGGGCTGGTACGTGCCGGTCGGGCACGCCGAGGGCGAGCAGTTGCCGATGGCCGACGTCCTGGCGGCGCTCAAGGGCGTCCTCGAGGACCCGGCGCGGCCCAAGGTCGGCCACAACGCCAAGTACGATGTCGTCGTCCTCGCGCAGCACGGCATCGACGTGCAGGGCGTGACGTACGACACGATGCTGGCCGAGTTCCTGATCGACCCGGGCGGGCGGATGGGGCTCAAGACGCTGGCCGGCAGCAAGCTGGGCGTGCGGATGACGGAGATCACCGACCTGCTGGGCACCGGCAAGCACCAGATCACGATGGACCACGTCGACATCGCGCACGCCGCGCC
Above is a window of Candidatus Avedoeria danica DNA encoding:
- a CDS encoding metallophosphoesterase, with the translated sequence MRTLFIGDVHGCAQALSALLARLDYDRHTDRLYLTGDAFSRGPDPLGVWDIVRATGAEMVLGNHDDWLIRLLEDRLSGGTLCLEKDKDRDQVAALWPVADDVLAWLKARPLYIDTPEFLLVHAGVHPKAGLAGTDRSQLLTIRLWPPAKGIVGPRWHDFYEPADKPIIFGHDAPGGLVVKRRRDGTPYAVGLDSGCVYGRSLTGYILEDDRIVQVPGWEDSPWRPEALAPAGSAWRPGAAPFGAPASPNG
- a CDS encoding competence/damage-inducible protein A, yielding MSNVRHEAGDPTDPTVPVTAEIVTIGDELVLGEALDTNGRDLARALRTIGVAVTRQTTVGDAVDGVAATIREAASRARIVLTTGGLGPTFDDPTREAAARAAGVPTVFLPDLWATITTMFERFGRVPTDNNRAQAFVPAGAHVIPNPVGTAPAFAVDVRDACVICLPGVPREMRYLTEHAVLPLLVARFGLTERLWLRTLHCAGIGESALDAAIHDIVGTVRQSSALAVGLAAHLGVVDVRLTARAATREAADVLIAPIESAIRDRLGDAVFGADDETLPGVVAAALAARGWRIAGVEAGVGGALAAALAGAGDVCAGVEVVTDTLSAAALEAAVAAARRSRHVEVGVGVSLRRAGDPAHPAPTAGRIDVCIATPDGVTTTTLAHAGHPDSGPSRAVAAGVDGVRRAIG
- the polA gene encoding DNA polymerase I gives rise to the protein MRSPLTPTVPDVDRHDAKVNRMLIATWNVNSIKVREERLLAWLAAAEPDVVCLQELKVVDEAFPLAAVEAAGYHAAIHGMRAYNGVAILSRTPITDVRIGLDDGVDDPQARLIAGTVQGVRVISAYFPNGETVGSDKWRYKLAWMARLERYLAAHHAPDELLALCGDFNVAPDDRDVGNPARWADSVLCHAEARAALARIADRGLVDLFRRHHPAGGIWSWWDYQGQGFDKDDGLRIDHVWTTAPLAGRLVAAAVDRYERSGKGASDHAPLCVAFDAATAYLPTDAAYITSRPPVTDDLARETPPHGSATSPRVGATHASPSSAPSAAPPSMTPTPRPRKLIIIDGHSLAYRAFYGLPHVDRHGKPSFSTAGGTYTNAVYGFANMLIKTWIDERPDFLAVAFDLGRTFRDDLFAEYKGTRMKMPDELVPQIDLIRELVEAFDIPALTAEGYEADDILGTVARRAAADGIDVLIVTGDSDSFQLIRPNVRVMSPGRLWSDVAVWDEAAVAARYDGLTPVQLIDFKALKGDASDNIPGVRGIGEKGAGQLLKAYGTVEGIYDHLDEVTPPRAQNALEAGRDMAFLSKDLVTIRTDVPLDVTWEQCAVHSYDVAPVLDLFDRLEFRSIRHRLPPGGVGAGATGDGNGAAAGASATGTTAVGAGRKTPRTTSTRPAQLSMFPEAEADGTPIPPPADITATTIVRDRAGLDALVAALVAAPIIAFDTETTATDPLDAALVGLSFAVTEGAGWYVPVGHAEGEQLPMADVLAALKGVLEDPARPKVGHNAKYDVVVLAQHGIDVQGVTYDTMLAEFLIDPGGRMGLKTLAGSKLGVRMTEITDLLGTGKHQITMDHVDIAHAAPYAAADADVTLRLMNRQSDELDELGLRPLLTEVDVPLVPVLVDMERAGVLIDTVRLGEMGARLGSRLHEIEDEVRAAVGVDFNLSSPQQLGEILFNTLGLTAPGARKTATGRTSVAADVLESLRGAHPVVDLALEHRQLSKLKGTYLDALPKLVKPATGRVHTSFNQTGAVSGRLASTDPNLQNIPIRTALGKEVRQAFIVPPGWKLIAADYSQVELRITAHITKDAGLVAAFKGGEDIHRATAATVLGIAPEAVTSDQRSFAKRVNFGLLYGMGARSLAEQAGIPLAEAKQFVDAYFTRFPGIASYIATTKQLAKDQGYVTTLLGRRRAFPILRSTTADGRTRMLQASAEREAINHPIQGTAADIIKIAMIHIHDKLEAEGLQGRLLLQVHDELVLEAPEAEVPRVVELVRTTMETAYPLDPPLVVEVGVGDNWDDVK
- a CDS encoding SDR family oxidoreductase codes for the protein MSGSTKSSLENGVALVTGAGSGIGRATAQAFARAGACVAAADISAAAAEETTALIRQAGGCCTPIVADVTDEASVQAMIDQASAIGELRAACNCAGIAGAAAKIGDYPLDEWNKVVAIDLTGVFLCMRAELQAMAGHGKGGSIINIASIAGHVGLNGAAPYVASKHGVIGLTQTGALEYAGAGVRVNAVAPGFVVTPILSKSGIPFDEAAQAKLASRHPMNRLGLPEEIAEAVVWLASDASAFVTGTTLNVDGGYLAR
- a CDS encoding site-2 protease family protein, encoding MRWSIKLGRPFGIDIYIHATFVLLLAYLGVSTYLRDRSFAAALEGVFFFVLLFGCVLLHELGHAVAARRYGIPTRDITLYPIGGVARLERMPSEPRQELVVAVAGPLVNVAIFAALFAWLGATGSWIPFAGLSTATGPLLERLAVINLSLAVFNMIPAFPMDGGRVLRALLALRLPYARATRVAASLGQGIALLFGLLGLFGNPILLFIAFFVWIAAGQEAGAVQAQAALGGITVAHAMLTRFDVVAPSDPLHRVTSLILSGSQADFPVVDDGVLVGVVLRTELFAALHRQALDTPVADLMRRDFPRAGADERLIDAVGRMQGAGIQVVPVEADGRLVGLLTIENVGEFLAIQAAGQRRDR
- a CDS encoding PIG-L family deacetylase → MLSQRTVVALAAPDAASEGPIDVVVLSPHFDDAAFSLGAALHRWAADGQRVVVATLCGGAPAPGPLSPFAAAHHARWAAAAGAQWGAAAAVVEARRVEDRHANAILGAEGWTLDVADAIYRTVNHRGRSLWPYADETALFGAPHRREAALGRAAAETLASIGPLAPDVRWLVPLAIGGHVDHRMARAAGELAAWRARRAVRYYADYPYARTPGAAARALAAEPRPLEAVDDTLAAGDGDVAAKVAAVAAFRSQLSTFWPGDAAMEADVRGWTERVWRGVEEGE